The following coding sequences lie in one Rhodohalobacter barkolensis genomic window:
- a CDS encoding aminotransferase class IV — MMSNESKFVVFNGKIERSDKAVIPVDHSAIYYGTGCFETFVADSSRFFKLNEHVDRMNRGIEYLSRGAVKSLSAERIRENLLQLLKKNDLDQETARVRIQFSLMEKGGYSISQNPDFFVFMTTSKLKRNRTPIHLKSVETRVVPSNSRPADLKLSNMLHYRHAWREANSMGADDALMLTQDDFIAETSIGNLFWKKGNAIFTPSVECDILPGITRNSLVDLLSQKDEITIQEGRFDSSDIQSADTVWMTNSVREIQEVSKIDEKTVQTDQDFMDDLSGWFNDYKMKHLL; from the coding sequence ATGATGAGCAATGAATCTAAATTCGTAGTATTCAATGGAAAGATCGAAAGGTCGGATAAAGCCGTTATTCCGGTTGATCATTCTGCAATCTATTACGGCACGGGCTGCTTTGAAACCTTTGTAGCTGACAGTTCACGCTTTTTCAAACTGAATGAACATGTAGACCGAATGAACCGGGGTATTGAGTATCTAAGCCGGGGAGCGGTAAAATCATTATCTGCAGAACGTATTCGAGAAAACTTGCTTCAGCTTCTAAAAAAGAATGATTTAGATCAGGAAACAGCAAGAGTTCGGATTCAGTTTTCATTAATGGAAAAAGGCGGATACAGTATTTCACAAAACCCGGATTTTTTTGTTTTTATGACGACTTCAAAACTGAAAAGGAACAGAACACCGATTCATCTGAAATCAGTTGAGACCAGAGTAGTACCCTCAAATTCCAGGCCCGCAGATTTAAAACTGAGTAATATGTTACACTACAGGCATGCCTGGAGAGAGGCCAATTCCATGGGCGCAGATGATGCACTGATGTTAACACAAGACGATTTTATTGCTGAAACATCCATCGGGAATCTATTTTGGAAAAAGGGGAATGCCATCTTCACTCCATCGGTTGAATGTGATATTTTGCCGGGAATAACCCGCAACAGTTTAGTTGACCTGTTATCCCAAAAGGATGAAATAACTATTCAGGAAGGAAGATTTGACAGTTCTGATATTCAGTCTGCTGATACGGTTTGGATGACAAACAGTGTTCGTGAAATTCAGGAAGTATCAAAAATTGATGAAAAAACAGTTCAAACAGACCAGGATTTTATGGATGATCTTTCAGGATGGTTTAATGATTATAAAATGAAGCATCTCCTTTGA
- a CDS encoding TlpA family protein disulfide reductase, protein MRLDPKYFNLFIAICALLTLIVIVYGTISYSNNQEADFRKSLSEARLDTLSFVTYSAERDTLHITDIKGTPAVIHFWSTWSDKSIDVHQFLESYHREYSNLTVVAAAVRDSDELIRNYIDSVDNNFIYVEGTSFFQSLLVPGMPSQILLDEDGKFFDSQVGDDTTALKDKLDRLNDEQ, encoded by the coding sequence ATGAGACTCGACCCAAAATATTTTAACCTTTTTATAGCGATTTGTGCACTGCTTACACTGATTGTGATCGTCTATGGAACAATAAGTTATTCGAATAACCAGGAGGCAGATTTTAGAAAATCTCTAAGCGAAGCACGTCTTGATACCCTGTCATTTGTAACCTACTCAGCAGAAAGAGACACTCTGCATATTACCGACATCAAAGGCACGCCTGCAGTAATACATTTCTGGTCAACCTGGTCTGATAAGTCAATTGATGTTCATCAGTTTTTGGAATCTTATCACCGGGAGTACTCCAATTTAACCGTTGTGGCTGCCGCAGTCCGGGATTCTGATGAGCTGATCAGAAACTATATTGACAGTGTTGATAATAATTTCATCTACGTAGAAGGAACCTCGTTTTTTCAGTCCCTGCTTGTACCCGGCATGCCGTCTCAAATCCTTTTGGACGAAGATGGAAAGTTTTTCGACTCTCAGGTCGGAGATGATACAACAGCACTGAAAGACAAGTTAGATCGATTGAATGATGAGCAATGA
- a CDS encoding MFS transporter yields MSVTPKPRPKLSFWQIWNMSFGFLGIQFGFALQNANVSRIFETLGADIDAIPILWIAAPVTGLIIQPIIGYFSDRTWTRLGRRRPYFLYGAIAASAALIIMPNSPYLWVAAGMLWILDASINISMEPFRAYVGDMLPSEQRTKGFAMQSFFIGTGAVVASALPWMMTNWFGVANTAPEGVIPPSVKWSFYIGGAVFLAAVVWTVFRSHEYSPEELEAFEAYEDEQIGDSDEIKREVPIEAGAGQKKVNFGILFTLLGLAVTAGVYFGNYDPELYIITVGLVVLGVVSFLAGFIQRSGKTDQGLVVVVHDFLHMPKTMIQLAVVQFFSWFALFAMWIYTTAAVTAHIYGTSDTTSTLYNEGADWVGILFAVYNGFAAVIAFGLAPMAKATSRKVVHAIALVAGGLSLIGIYFMSSPNMLLISMLGIGFAWASILAMPYAILAGSLPAKKMGLYMGIFNFFIVIPQILAASLLGFATRNWFGGEAIYSLMLGGAAMIVAAATMYFVEDVDDPDEAVLP; encoded by the coding sequence ATGAGCGTAACACCGAAACCACGGCCTAAACTTAGTTTTTGGCAGATCTGGAATATGAGTTTTGGATTTCTTGGAATCCAGTTCGGATTTGCCCTTCAGAATGCAAACGTAAGCCGGATATTTGAAACATTGGGCGCCGACATCGATGCCATCCCAATTCTTTGGATCGCTGCACCGGTTACCGGCTTAATTATTCAACCAATCATTGGATATTTTAGTGACCGTACCTGGACAAGGCTGGGAAGACGAAGACCCTATTTTTTATATGGAGCGATTGCTGCATCCGCTGCTTTAATTATCATGCCAAATTCGCCCTATTTATGGGTTGCAGCCGGTATGCTTTGGATTTTGGACGCTTCCATTAACATTTCAATGGAGCCATTCAGAGCCTATGTAGGGGATATGTTGCCCTCAGAGCAGCGAACCAAAGGTTTTGCGATGCAAAGCTTCTTTATTGGCACGGGAGCTGTGGTAGCATCAGCCTTGCCCTGGATGATGACCAACTGGTTTGGAGTAGCAAATACAGCACCTGAAGGAGTGATTCCTCCATCTGTTAAATGGTCATTTTACATCGGTGGTGCTGTATTTTTGGCCGCCGTAGTTTGGACTGTGTTTCGTTCACATGAATATTCACCGGAAGAACTGGAAGCGTTTGAAGCTTACGAAGATGAACAGATAGGGGATTCAGATGAGATTAAGCGTGAAGTACCAATAGAGGCAGGGGCCGGTCAGAAAAAAGTTAATTTTGGTATTCTTTTTACCCTTTTGGGTTTAGCTGTTACGGCAGGTGTTTACTTTGGTAATTACGATCCTGAACTCTACATCATTACGGTAGGTCTTGTGGTACTGGGTGTTGTATCCTTTTTAGCCGGATTTATCCAACGAAGCGGTAAGACTGATCAGGGATTGGTGGTAGTAGTACACGATTTTCTGCATATGCCAAAAACAATGATTCAATTGGCGGTGGTGCAGTTTTTCTCCTGGTTTGCCCTTTTTGCCATGTGGATCTACACAACTGCCGCGGTTACAGCACATATTTACGGTACAAGCGACACCACTTCTACGCTCTATAACGAAGGTGCCGATTGGGTGGGTATTTTGTTTGCCGTATATAATGGGTTTGCCGCAGTTATTGCATTTGGTTTGGCTCCAATGGCAAAAGCCACAAGCCGAAAAGTTGTTCACGCTATTGCACTGGTTGCCGGTGGTTTAAGTTTAATCGGAATTTATTTCATGTCTTCCCCTAACATGCTATTGATTTCCATGCTGGGAATTGGTTTTGCATGGGCAAGTATTTTAGCCATGCCGTACGCTATATTAGCCGGTTCATTGCCCGCTAAAAAAATGGGACTCTACATGGGAATTTTTAACTTCTTTATTGTGATTCCTCAGATCCTGGCTGCCAGTCTTCTCGGTTTTGCAACACGAAACTGGTTTGGAGGAGAGGCCATCTATTCACTTATGTTGGGAGGCGCGGCAATGATTGTAGCCGCCGCAACGATGTATTTTGTAGAAGATGTTGATGATCCGGATGAAGCCGTACTTCCTTAG
- a CDS encoding alpha-amylase family glycosyl hydrolase, protein MVINRGFSALLTTLFVALLFFGCSSDETDRTSDISVNTPPEWSVNANIYEVNIRQFSPEGTFEAFSEEIPRLKEMGIEILWLMPIHPIGEENRKGTLGSYYSIVDYTEVNPEFGTKEDFQNLVDTAHENDMKVIIDWVANHTAWDAVWTETNPEYYVTNEDGEFYTPEEDWEDVIQLDVDNKDMWDAMISAMEYWVRDYNIDGFRADVAYMLPTEFWIEARQRLDEIKPVFMLAEAEEPELHQAFDMSYAWNYASTIRDIGAGEAGLDALDAVLSENFDRFDKSDYRMFFTTNHDENSWTGSDPDMYGDNFENFAVLSATVWGMPLVYNGQESGLDKQLEFFEKDQIDWNDYKYEDFYRTLLHLNRDNPALFNGNAGGDYLKVSTNSDDSIFAYKRIAGDDQVFVILNFSDSIQNFTFDSGDQGEWTDVFDGTDVSVPAEMELDANSYMLLAK, encoded by the coding sequence ATGGTTATAAATCGAGGTTTTTCAGCACTTCTTACAACACTTTTTGTCGCATTACTTTTTTTTGGTTGTTCATCTGATGAAACAGACCGGACTTCTGATATTTCTGTAAACACTCCACCGGAGTGGTCTGTAAATGCCAATATTTATGAGGTGAACATTCGTCAGTTCTCTCCCGAGGGCACATTCGAGGCTTTCTCAGAAGAAATTCCCAGGTTAAAGGAGATGGGCATTGAAATTCTGTGGCTAATGCCGATACATCCTATCGGAGAAGAAAATAGGAAAGGTACGTTGGGCAGCTATTACAGTATTGTAGATTACACAGAGGTTAATCCTGAATTCGGTACTAAAGAAGACTTTCAGAATTTGGTAGACACAGCCCATGAGAATGACATGAAAGTCATCATCGACTGGGTAGCAAACCATACAGCCTGGGATGCAGTCTGGACTGAAACCAATCCGGAATATTATGTGACCAACGAAGATGGAGAATTTTATACGCCCGAAGAAGATTGGGAAGATGTAATTCAGCTGGATGTGGATAACAAGGATATGTGGGATGCGATGATATCTGCAATGGAGTACTGGGTACGGGACTACAATATTGACGGATTCAGAGCAGACGTAGCTTACATGCTTCCAACAGAATTCTGGATTGAAGCACGTCAGCGACTTGATGAAATTAAACCTGTTTTTATGCTTGCAGAAGCAGAGGAACCTGAACTCCATCAGGCATTCGACATGAGCTACGCCTGGAATTACGCATCCACGATTCGGGATATTGGAGCCGGTGAGGCCGGATTAGATGCGTTAGATGCAGTATTATCAGAAAACTTTGACCGATTTGATAAATCAGACTACAGAATGTTTTTCACAACCAATCACGATGAAAATTCATGGACAGGCAGTGATCCGGATATGTACGGTGATAACTTTGAAAATTTTGCGGTTCTTTCAGCCACCGTCTGGGGTATGCCACTGGTTTATAACGGACAGGAAAGCGGGCTGGATAAACAGCTTGAGTTTTTTGAAAAAGACCAAATTGATTGGAATGACTACAAATACGAGGACTTTTATCGTACGCTGCTCCATTTAAACCGCGACAATCCCGCACTATTTAATGGAAATGCAGGTGGTGATTATCTGAAAGTTTCGACCAACTCTGATGACTCAATATTCGCCTACAAGCGAATAGCAGGGGACGATCAAGTGTTTGTGATCCTGAATTTCTCCGACTCTATACAAAACTTTACTTTCGATTCGGGAGATCAGGGAGAATGGACGGATGTGTTTGACGGAACCGACGTAAGTGTACCTGCAGAGATGGAGCTGGATGCCAACAGTTATATGTTGCTGGCCAAATAA
- a CDS encoding ATP-binding protein, with protein MSKQLYYLIIFLIPLLLSNASLSASSFSSQDTTNEKDYRFERGLTTEEGLPANGVNNIIQSSDGYIWAATYNGLVRYDGTSITVYNSSDIEGLNSNRFLNVMEGPGNKIWATLENHQFISVGKDSIQAYELDYPGISVNDHITLLSFPDQENIWVGSGYGLFEFNGETFTKIEELPADGVVEIINTENEALILLRKSLYRYSKTEQSYEKLLEIDQDNILRNGKSFRQKFDRDHFLFSDLIQYNGSYFLSAHSALLTYNNGNFEILLNSEDAGLLNINGFDIDREGKIFLAGNEGVRVAEFDQDNQLIFNSLSDLPSKNVMVDSEGSIWNASISHGIRQFVKTPIYNGKKYQELEGKSLTANLIDQNGNHWFGSNCNDLMLYTENSIQRYGPSEGLTNNCVWSLLERKNGELLAGTWGASIFRFDDASNRFTPYQIDGFEQVRAVLSMYEDSDEVLWAGTYFSGLFRIEDSSADLILMEDGSITPGVRAIFKDADDSTWVATDIGIGLIKNDKIELQTQLNLLSTHNFRTITQTENGDLWFGSYGGGIVILQNNGEIKTLTRDNGLFDETISQMIFDQENNLWLGGNSGIFNIENSQVSQFLNSEIEEVRVSRYGTDEGMPTRETSGGFTPSALLNNNGILYVPTVQGVAVVNTGMNSIDRIPPKVALKYIEVDGRQVQSDQLEKLPHTVQRLSFRIAALSYINPKFHRYQYKLEGFDNEWQETDGSQDISFTTLNPGDYTLLVRASNSDGIWSDDTVISSFSIAPPFWKTIPFYILSILFIAILLRIFYQIKVRNIRKRNEFLEERVEERTESLRQINEELKNLIDEKNRLHAILAHDLRNPFTSIIGYMELLKEDLSSTDNEQEVMIVNALLSAGKNTYNLLENLLHWSNSTGRGLTPDFYNQDLVKLIEESIQMTEIQAVFKRIKIEFNYTEPVCVVADRNMILTVLRNILSNAIKFSNEDSSVSINLEMDKSDVTVFISDTGIGMDKKEMDLLFKDVSNSTRRGTKGERGIGLGLTLCKEFVDIHGGKLTAKSEHNQGSTFSFTLKRCDSLD; from the coding sequence ATGAGTAAGCAGCTTTACTATTTAATCATCTTCCTCATACCTCTATTACTATCGAATGCGAGTCTTTCGGCATCCTCATTTTCGTCACAGGACACCACAAACGAAAAAGACTATCGCTTTGAACGAGGATTAACCACAGAAGAGGGATTACCGGCAAATGGTGTAAATAACATCATTCAGTCGAGTGACGGTTATATTTGGGCTGCTACCTATAACGGCTTGGTTCGGTACGATGGCACATCCATTACAGTTTACAACAGTTCAGATATTGAAGGATTAAATTCCAACCGGTTTCTAAATGTAATGGAGGGACCCGGTAACAAAATCTGGGCTACTCTTGAAAACCATCAGTTCATTTCAGTTGGAAAAGATTCTATTCAGGCATACGAACTTGATTATCCCGGGATTTCTGTAAATGATCATATTACTCTACTCTCCTTTCCCGATCAGGAAAATATCTGGGTGGGCTCCGGATATGGACTATTTGAGTTCAACGGTGAAACCTTTACTAAAATAGAAGAACTGCCGGCAGATGGTGTCGTTGAAATTATTAACACAGAGAATGAAGCTCTTATCCTGCTTCGAAAATCATTATATCGTTACTCCAAAACGGAGCAATCATATGAAAAACTTCTGGAGATTGATCAGGATAACATTCTTAGAAACGGTAAATCATTCCGCCAAAAATTTGATCGCGATCATTTCCTTTTTTCTGATCTGATACAGTACAACGGCTCCTACTTTTTATCTGCTCACTCAGCACTGTTGACATATAACAACGGAAATTTTGAAATCCTTTTAAATTCTGAGGATGCCGGTTTATTGAATATAAACGGATTCGACATCGATAGAGAAGGGAAAATATTCCTCGCCGGAAATGAAGGTGTCCGCGTGGCAGAGTTTGATCAAGACAATCAATTGATATTTAATTCACTGTCAGATTTGCCCTCAAAAAATGTAATGGTTGATAGTGAAGGGTCCATTTGGAATGCTTCAATTTCTCATGGAATCCGGCAATTCGTAAAAACTCCGATTTATAACGGAAAGAAATATCAAGAATTAGAGGGGAAATCACTGACAGCCAACCTGATCGATCAAAATGGAAATCATTGGTTTGGATCCAACTGTAATGATTTGATGCTCTATACAGAGAACTCAATCCAACGTTATGGGCCTTCTGAAGGGCTTACCAATAACTGTGTTTGGTCGTTACTTGAAAGAAAGAACGGGGAACTGCTGGCAGGCACGTGGGGAGCAAGTATTTTCAGGTTTGATGATGCTTCAAATCGTTTTACACCGTATCAAATTGATGGATTTGAACAGGTACGAGCTGTTCTATCCATGTACGAAGATTCAGACGAGGTACTCTGGGCCGGCACCTATTTTAGCGGTTTATTTAGAATTGAAGATTCATCAGCTGACCTAATTTTAATGGAAGACGGAAGCATCACACCCGGAGTGAGGGCTATTTTTAAGGATGCAGATGATTCGACCTGGGTTGCCACTGATATTGGAATCGGTTTGATCAAAAACGACAAAATTGAATTACAAACTCAACTTAATCTTCTTTCAACCCATAATTTCAGAACCATCACGCAGACCGAGAATGGAGATTTATGGTTTGGAAGTTACGGAGGTGGAATTGTAATTCTGCAAAACAACGGAGAAATAAAGACGCTCACCCGTGATAATGGTTTGTTTGATGAAACCATTTCTCAAATGATCTTTGATCAAGAGAATAACTTATGGCTGGGTGGTAACTCCGGTATATTCAATATTGAGAACAGTCAGGTAAGTCAATTTTTAAACAGTGAAATTGAAGAGGTTCGTGTTTCCAGATATGGAACCGATGAGGGGATGCCAACCCGGGAAACTTCCGGAGGTTTCACCCCTTCCGCATTACTGAACAACAATGGGATTTTATATGTACCCACGGTTCAGGGTGTTGCGGTTGTCAATACAGGGATGAACAGCATCGATCGGATTCCTCCAAAGGTGGCTCTTAAATATATCGAAGTAGACGGCAGGCAAGTTCAATCCGATCAACTTGAGAAATTACCGCATACAGTACAGCGTCTCTCCTTCAGAATTGCAGCATTGAGCTATATCAATCCAAAATTTCATCGGTATCAGTATAAACTGGAGGGATTTGACAACGAGTGGCAGGAAACAGATGGCTCGCAAGACATCAGCTTTACCACGTTAAATCCCGGCGATTATACCCTGCTTGTTCGTGCATCCAACAGTGATGGAATCTGGAGTGATGATACGGTGATTTCTTCTTTTTCCATTGCACCTCCATTTTGGAAAACAATTCCATTCTACATTTTATCCATTCTTTTCATTGCCATACTGCTGAGGATATTTTATCAAATAAAAGTTCGAAATATTCGAAAGAGAAATGAGTTCCTCGAAGAACGGGTTGAAGAGAGAACGGAATCACTTCGGCAAATTAATGAAGAGCTCAAAAATCTTATTGATGAAAAAAATCGCCTGCATGCGATTCTGGCCCACGATCTCCGTAATCCGTTTACTTCTATTATTGGCTACATGGAACTTCTAAAAGAGGATCTTTCATCAACCGATAATGAACAGGAGGTTATGATAGTGAATGCCCTCTTAAGTGCCGGGAAAAACACCTACAACCTACTTGAAAACCTGCTTCACTGGTCTAACTCCACCGGCAGAGGGCTTACCCCCGACTTTTACAATCAAGACTTGGTAAAACTGATTGAAGAGTCGATTCAGATGACTGAAATCCAGGCGGTGTTCAAACGAATTAAAATTGAATTTAACTATACAGAACCTGTTTGCGTAGTTGCAGATCGAAACATGATTTTAACCGTTCTGAGAAATATTCTATCGAATGCGATAAAATTTTCGAATGAAGACTCTTCCGTTTCAATCAATCTTGAAATGGATAAATCTGATGTAACAGTGTTCATTTCTGATACCGGAATTGGCATGGACAAAAAGGAAATGGATCTGCTTTTCAAGGATGTTTCAAACAGCACACGAAGGGGCACAAAGGGCGAGCGGGGTATTGGCTTGGGCCTGACTCTTTGCAAGGAGTTTGTAGACATTCATGGTGGTAAGTTAACCGCCAAGAGTGAACACAATCAGGGAAGTACATTTTCTTTCACTCTAAAGAGATGTGATTCGTTGGATTAA
- a CDS encoding RNA polymerase sigma factor has translation MSSNKDDFKKEIPKLYPRLHRAMTAYLSGSNVDPDDILQEAFLKAYKSVDNFEGRSGYYTWIYSIARNLCIDEFRKHKFEKKRSSVPVEEFEIESDDFVSKDRKEEVLLLRKAISELPEILKSVVVMKTIDGMSYPEISEVLEVNEQTLKNRMFRARKELAGILKRMGVYEQ, from the coding sequence ATGAGCAGCAATAAAGATGATTTTAAAAAAGAGATTCCAAAGCTGTATCCAAGGCTCCATCGTGCTATGACTGCATATCTTTCCGGGAGTAATGTTGATCCGGATGATATTCTGCAGGAAGCATTCTTGAAAGCCTATAAGAGTGTTGACAATTTTGAAGGACGCTCAGGGTATTACACATGGATCTATTCAATTGCCAGAAATTTGTGTATCGATGAGTTCAGAAAGCACAAATTTGAAAAAAAACGCAGTTCTGTTCCTGTTGAAGAGTTCGAAATTGAATCTGACGACTTCGTGTCTAAGGATAGAAAAGAGGAAGTTTTACTCTTACGCAAAGCGATCTCTGAACTGCCGGAAATTTTAAAATCTGTTGTAGTGATGAAAACCATTGACGGTATGAGTTATCCCGAAATATCTGAAGTACTGGAAGTGAATGAACAAACTTTAAAAAACAGAATGTTCAGGGCCAGGAAAGAGTTGGCAGGAATATTAAAGCGAATGGGGGTATATGAACAATGA
- a CDS encoding phytoene desaturase family protein gives MNIIYRVASQSQSYDAVVIGSGPNGLAAAIRLALEGLSVKIFEASDTIGGGMRTKELMTAGYKHDVCSAIHPMAVSSPFLKKLPLNDFGLEWIHPDYAAAHPLDSGEAGILSRDLHETAFLLEEDEGYYKKLVEPIVSNWEGLTHDFLGPLSVPKHPIALASFGLKGLLPASLLKRKFKTEKAKALFAGMAAHSILPLNSIATSAIGLVFYGAAHTGGWPLPKGGSQSIADSMADYFLSLGGEIETDFRVSTLKQIPETKAVLFDLTPKQVNRIAGDVLPSSYRNKLSSFKYGSGVFKIDYILKEPVPWKNSECAKAGTVHLGGTFEEIAESEKMISEGSHSDNPFVLVAQQSLFDDSRTPDNKHTLWAYCHVPNGSTRDMTGIIENQIERFAPGFKDIIEAKVTMNTADFENYNENYIGGDINGGRQDITQLFSRPVSFINPYKIPAKGLYFCSSSAPPGGGVHGMCGFHAANSVLKNEFGRSKSDWTFNI, from the coding sequence TTGAATATAATTTATCGCGTGGCTTCACAATCTCAATCATATGATGCAGTTGTAATAGGCTCCGGACCAAACGGGCTGGCCGCAGCAATACGTTTGGCTCTTGAAGGGCTTTCTGTTAAAATATTTGAAGCATCTGACACAATTGGCGGTGGTATGAGAACCAAAGAACTCATGACTGCCGGCTACAAACACGATGTATGTTCTGCCATTCATCCTATGGCTGTCTCCTCCCCCTTTCTAAAAAAGCTGCCACTGAACGATTTTGGACTTGAGTGGATTCATCCCGATTATGCGGCTGCTCACCCGCTGGATAGCGGAGAAGCCGGAATCTTGAGCAGGGATTTACATGAAACAGCATTTTTGCTCGAAGAGGATGAAGGTTACTACAAAAAACTGGTTGAGCCGATCGTTTCAAATTGGGAGGGTTTAACACACGATTTTTTAGGTCCCCTTTCCGTTCCCAAACATCCCATTGCATTGGCGTCTTTCGGATTAAAAGGACTACTTCCTGCATCGCTTTTGAAAAGAAAATTCAAAACTGAAAAAGCCAAAGCTCTTTTTGCCGGAATGGCCGCGCACAGTATTTTGCCGCTCAATTCAATAGCTACATCTGCTATTGGATTGGTTTTTTATGGAGCTGCTCATACCGGCGGATGGCCACTACCAAAAGGAGGATCTCAATCTATCGCCGACTCCATGGCCGACTACTTTTTATCCCTGGGAGGTGAAATTGAGACAGATTTCAGAGTTTCAACGCTAAAACAGATCCCGGAAACCAAAGCTGTTCTTTTCGATTTAACACCAAAACAGGTAAACCGGATAGCCGGTGACGTTTTGCCGTCTTCCTACCGCAATAAGTTGTCCTCATTTAAATATGGTTCCGGTGTATTTAAAATCGACTACATTTTAAAAGAACCTGTACCATGGAAAAATAGTGAATGTGCAAAAGCCGGGACAGTTCATCTGGGTGGAACCTTCGAAGAAATTGCCGAATCAGAAAAAATGATTTCCGAGGGAAGTCATTCAGACAACCCATTTGTATTGGTTGCGCAACAGAGCCTGTTTGATGATTCACGAACGCCGGACAATAAACACACACTTTGGGCCTATTGCCATGTACCCAATGGTTCAACAAGGGACATGACCGGCATTATAGAGAATCAAATAGAGCGATTCGCACCCGGTTTCAAAGATATCATCGAGGCTAAAGTAACGATGAATACCGCCGACTTTGAAAATTACAATGAAAACTACATTGGCGGCGATATAAATGGTGGCCGACAGGATATCACTCAGCTATTTTCAAGACCGGTGAGCTTTATTAATCCCTATAAAATTCCTGCCAAAGGACTCTATTTCTGCTCTTCTTCAGCTCCTCCCGGAGGCGGAGTTCATGGAATGTGTGGATTCCATGCGGCCAACTCAGTACTTAAAAATGAATTTGGAAGATCAAAATCAGATTGGACGTTTAACATATGA